A single region of the Streptomyces sp. NBC_01262 genome encodes:
- a CDS encoding chaplin, whose product MSTAKKAAFVIAAAGIAAGATAGSALADSNAGAVAKHSPGVVSGNVIQVPVHIPVNLCGNSVNIVGLLNPAIGNVCINK is encoded by the coding sequence ATGAGCACTGCCAAGAAGGCAGCTTTCGTCATCGCCGCCGCCGGTATCGCCGCCGGTGCCACGGCTGGTTCCGCGCTCGCCGACTCGAACGCGGGCGCCGTGGCCAAGCACTCTCCCGGTGTTGTGTCGGGCAACGTCATCCAGGTGCCGGTGCACATCCCGGTCAACCTGTGCGGTAACTCGGTCAACATCGTCGGCCTGCTCAACCCGGCCATCGGCAACGTCTGCATCAACAAGTAA
- a CDS encoding ABC transporter ATP-binding protein yields MGDNALMSDVLELVDVTVVRDGRALVDQVSWSVAEGERWVILGPNGAGKTTLLNIASSYLFPTSGTIQILGEKLGSVDVFELRPRIGIAGAAMIEKLPRRQTVLETVLTAAYGMTAHWQESYDKVDEDRAKAFLDRLGMTDFLDRKFGTLSEGERKRTLIARAMMTDPELLLLDEPAAGLDLGGREDLVRRLGRLARDPIAPSMIMVTHHVEEIAPGFTHVLMIRQGKVVAAGPLETELSSRNLSHCFGLPLVVERRGDRWTAAGLPLS; encoded by the coding sequence ATGGGAGACAACGCGCTCATGAGCGATGTTCTGGAGCTGGTGGACGTAACCGTGGTCCGCGACGGCCGGGCTCTGGTGGACCAGGTCTCCTGGTCGGTCGCCGAGGGCGAGCGCTGGGTGATCCTCGGCCCCAACGGCGCCGGCAAGACCACCCTGCTGAACATCGCCTCCAGCTACCTCTTCCCCACCAGCGGCACCATCCAGATCCTCGGCGAGAAGCTCGGCAGCGTCGACGTCTTCGAGCTCCGCCCCCGCATCGGCATCGCCGGCGCCGCGATGATCGAGAAGCTGCCCCGCCGCCAGACCGTCCTGGAGACGGTCCTCACCGCCGCGTACGGCATGACCGCGCACTGGCAGGAGAGCTACGACAAGGTCGACGAGGACCGCGCCAAGGCCTTCCTGGACCGGCTCGGCATGACCGACTTCCTCGACCGCAAGTTCGGCACCCTCTCCGAGGGAGAGCGCAAGCGCACCCTCATCGCCCGCGCCATGATGACCGACCCCGAACTGCTGCTGCTGGACGAGCCCGCGGCCGGCCTCGACCTCGGCGGACGCGAGGACCTGGTCCGCCGCCTCGGCCGGCTCGCCCGCGACCCCATCGCCCCCTCCATGATCATGGTCACCCACCATGTCGAGGAGATCGCCCCCGGCTTCACCCACGTCCTGATGATCCGCCAGGGCAAGGTAGTTGCCGCCGGCCCCCTCGAAACCGAGCTCAGCTCCCGCAACCTCTCCCACTGCTTCGGCCTCCCCCTCGTCGTCGAGCGCCGCGGCGACCGCTGGACGGCGGCGGGCCTGCCGCTCAGCTAG
- a CDS encoding NfeD family protein, whose protein sequence is MDSWLWWLIAAVGLGIPLVVTAMPEFGMFAVGAVAAAVVAGVGGGITAQVLVFVVVSVALIAVVRPIANRNAKQRPELRSGVDALKGRQALVLERVDENGGRIKLNGEIWSARSLDTGQVFEPGQKVDVAEIQGATAVVI, encoded by the coding sequence GTGGACTCATGGTTGTGGTGGCTGATCGCCGCGGTAGGACTCGGCATCCCGCTCGTGGTGACCGCGATGCCCGAGTTCGGGATGTTCGCGGTCGGAGCGGTGGCTGCCGCTGTCGTCGCGGGCGTCGGGGGCGGCATCACCGCTCAGGTGCTGGTGTTCGTCGTGGTCTCCGTCGCCCTCATCGCCGTCGTACGCCCGATCGCCAACCGGAACGCGAAACAGCGCCCGGAGTTGCGCAGCGGCGTCGACGCCCTCAAGGGCCGTCAGGCCCTCGTCCTGGAGAGGGTCGACGAGAACGGCGGCCGGATCAAACTCAACGGAGAGATCTGGTCCGCCCGGTCCCTGGACACCGGCCAGGTCTTCGAGCCGGGGCAGAAGGTGGACGTCGCGGAGATCCAGGGCGCGACAGCCGTCGTCATCTGA
- a CDS encoding SPFH domain-containing protein encodes MQPIIIVLIILVVLVFIALIKTVQVIPQASAAIVERFGRYTRTLSAGLNIVVPFIDTIRNRIDLREQVVPFPPQPVITQDNLVVNIDTVIYYQVTDARAATYEVASYIQAIEQLTVTTLRNIIGGMDLERTLTSREEINAALRGVLDEATGKWGIRVNRVELKAIEPPTSIQDSMEKQMRADRDKRAAILTAEGIRQSQILTAEGEKQSAILRAEGESKAAALRAEGEAQAIRTVFESIHAGDPDQKLLAYQYLQMLPKIASGDANKLWIIPSELNDALKGLGGIVNIPGAPGMGGGGGGNGDGGTRRENPSLDKD; translated from the coding sequence GTGCAGCCGATCATCATCGTCCTGATCATCCTGGTGGTGCTGGTCTTCATCGCGCTGATCAAGACGGTCCAGGTCATTCCGCAGGCCAGCGCGGCCATTGTCGAGCGCTTCGGCCGCTACACCAGGACGCTGAGCGCGGGGCTCAACATCGTGGTGCCGTTCATCGACACCATCCGCAACCGCATCGACCTGCGCGAGCAGGTCGTGCCCTTCCCGCCCCAGCCGGTGATCACCCAGGACAACCTGGTCGTCAACATCGACACCGTCATCTACTACCAGGTCACCGACGCGCGGGCCGCGACGTACGAAGTCGCCAGCTACATCCAGGCGATCGAGCAGCTCACCGTCACCACACTGCGCAACATCATCGGCGGCATGGACCTGGAGCGCACCCTCACCTCCCGCGAGGAGATCAACGCCGCGCTGCGCGGAGTCCTCGACGAGGCCACCGGCAAGTGGGGCATCCGCGTCAACCGCGTCGAGCTCAAGGCGATCGAACCGCCCACCTCCATCCAGGACTCGATGGAGAAGCAGATGCGCGCCGACCGTGACAAGCGGGCCGCGATCCTCACCGCCGAAGGTATCCGCCAGTCGCAGATCCTCACCGCCGAAGGCGAGAAGCAGTCCGCGATCCTGCGCGCCGAGGGTGAGTCCAAGGCCGCCGCCCTGCGCGCCGAGGGCGAGGCCCAGGCGATCCGTACGGTCTTCGAGTCCATCCACGCCGGAGACCCGGACCAGAAGCTGCTCGCCTACCAGTACCTCCAGATGCTCCCGAAGATCGCCTCCGGCGACGCCAACAAGCTCTGGATCATCCCCAGCGAGCTCAACGACGCCCTCAAGGGCCTCGGCGGCATAGTCAACATCCCCGGCGCCCCCGGAATGGGCGGCGGAGGTGGCGGAAACGGCGACGGCGGCACGCGCCGCGAGAACCCCAGCCTCGACAAGGACTGA
- a CDS encoding sulfite exporter TauE/SafE family protein, with product MSLWEALAVFAAGIGAGTINTIVGSGTLITFPVLLAVGLPPVTANVSNTLGLIPGSLTGAFGYRSELKGQRQRLLRLGLVALTGGLTGAILLLALPSEAFDTIVPVLIGLALVLVVLQPRLSRALAARRTEHEHGGPLLYVGMFLASAYGGYFGAAQGVIYLSLMGVFLQDSLQRLNATKNVLAAIVNGIAALFFLFVAHFDWTAVALIAIGSTLGGLLGARIGRRLPPTALRGLIVIVGALAIAKLVFS from the coding sequence ATGTCCCTCTGGGAAGCCCTGGCCGTCTTCGCGGCAGGCATCGGCGCCGGCACCATCAACACCATCGTCGGATCGGGAACGCTCATCACCTTCCCCGTCCTCCTCGCCGTCGGCCTGCCGCCCGTCACCGCCAACGTGTCCAACACCCTCGGCCTCATCCCCGGCTCCCTCACCGGCGCCTTCGGCTATCGCAGCGAGCTCAAGGGCCAGCGACAACGCCTCCTGCGCCTCGGCCTGGTCGCCCTCACCGGCGGCCTCACCGGCGCGATCCTGCTGCTCGCCCTGCCCTCCGAGGCCTTCGACACGATCGTCCCCGTCCTCATCGGCCTCGCCCTCGTCCTCGTGGTGCTCCAGCCCCGCCTCTCCCGCGCCCTCGCCGCCCGCCGCACCGAGCACGAGCACGGCGGCCCCCTCCTCTACGTCGGCATGTTCCTCGCCAGCGCCTACGGCGGTTACTTCGGCGCCGCCCAGGGAGTGATCTACCTCTCCCTGATGGGCGTGTTCCTCCAGGACTCCCTGCAACGCCTCAACGCCACCAAGAACGTCCTCGCCGCAATCGTCAACGGCATCGCCGCCCTCTTCTTCCTCTTCGTCGCCCACTTCGACTGGACCGCCGTCGCCCTCATCGCCATCGGCTCCACCCTCGGCGGCCTCCTGGGCGCACGCATAGGCCGCCGGCTACCGCCGACGGCCCTGCGAGGGCTGATCGTCATCGTGGGTGCGCTGGCGATCGCGAAGCTGGTGTTCAGCTGA